TCTTTGCAAGGTCCACAGCAAAATCAGatacagcagcagcagatacagcagcagcagatgcaTCAGCAACAGTtacaacagcagcagctaCATCAGCAACAGTtgcaacaacaacaacaacaacagcagcaacaacaacagcaacaacaacagcaacaacaacaacagcaacagttgcatcaacaacagctacatcagcagcaattgcatcaacaacagctACATCAGCAACAGTtgcatcaacaacaacagcagcagatacagcagcagcagatgcaTCAGCAACAGTtacaacaacagcagcaacaacaacagcagcaacagcagcagcagcctaTTCGCCGCACATCACAACCACAGTCTCAGGCTCAACTTCCTCTGCAACCCCAACTTCCTTCCCAGCATTCTACTCCTGCATCGGCCACTTCTCCAGCTATACACCCGGCTGGTCCTTCACAAGGAGAAACTCCTGGGGTAGCTGCTTTGGGACCACAGCCTCAACAAACAGCTCCCGTGGGATCTTTACCTTCTGGAAATCTTTCTGCAGGCTCTGCAAGCTCTGCACGCACAGAACCGCTTGCCAACCCTAATGGTTCAAACGCTCGGAAACGTGGTCCTGATTTTATTCGAAACTACGTGCCTCACAATAGTCTCGTAGAAAAGACGGCAGGATACAACTTGGAGGCCTTAGAGTCTTATGGGGAGCAGTTAGATCGTCTCAGACCCGTATTTCTTTACTTCCCGGAGTTGGGCCAGGTCAGTATCCATGCTCTAACCCTAGCGTTAGCATCAAACATGGACTCAGAAATAAATGTTGCTCTTAATGTGTTACTTATTGTCACGTCAGAAGCTTCTGTTTCACTCTCATTGGATCATTGCATGGATCTTATGGATAATTTATCTGCGTTGGCTATTGATATCATCCAGTGCTTGCAAACCGGTCAGTACGACAGACGCAATCAGCGCTCTGAACAGTGTACGAAACTTCCAAAGGCCCATAAATCCCTTATTGACAGCGTCTTTGACAAGTATAAAGGCTTGTATACAAAGGAGGGAGAGGACAGATTGGTTAATTTAGACTCATTTACCTCTCAGGAGCTGAAGACGCCACCATCTACTGATGCGGAAGCAGAAACTAAGCATTGCAATAATGAGTCTTTGAAAGCTGACTCCGAGTCCCTTAGTAGCGGTTCAGAATCGGAAGCTGAGGCATCTTCTGATACAAGTGCAACATCTGTGACTTATAGGGAAAGCCCTGAAAGGAAGTTTTCTTTGCCAAATTACTTGGAGTTATTGCATGGATTTCGCGACGAGACTGAGGACTACGAACGTGGAGTGCATACAAGGACATATCAAAACAGGAAGTTGATGCTCGTTGAGGAGCTCAGCACAATATCGATGATTTTGCgtaatctttcttttagTAATGACGGCAAGGCGTGGTTCAACAACACTATTATGGCGACCAACGAACGCTTTTTGGATTATATTGTTAAGTTGATTGAGGCCATTGGTACCGATCCTGATGCGTTTATGCTATCTCGAAAGAGATTGTGCTTCATGAAGGACACACTTATCATTTTGGCAAACATTTCACACGCCTTAGACGTTCGCTCGGAAAGAGAGCTATTTCTTATTGTTTCTCTATGTCTTTCCTTTGCATCTAAACAGACAAAGGAAGACAAGGAGGCTGGATTTTTGACCACTCCTGTAGATCCGATTATTAACAAGTATCATATGCATGCTGTGGATGCTCTTTCGAAGATTCTGTGTGGTTCTGGAAACAATAAGCAGATGTTGGCGTCTATCCTCTACGGGGACACGTCAGATTCCGAGCTCTTCAAATGGATTAAGGAGTTTGCAGAGACGGACAATATGTCTGATGGTTCTATGGCTGTGAaacttttctcttttctgATTTCAACGATTCCGTTGGAACATCTTCATATGGGAATAGAACCGTTTAACAACAAGTTACCAAGCTGTCTTGAAGCATTACTGGGATGCCTGGTTCTTGTTGAGGTGTTAAGAAGTGAAGACTTCACGCGGAATGTTGCGTTGGATATTCTCATGGCTCCAGAGATGATAGGAAACGGATTGGTTCACTTGGCATTTGTGTATGCGGCAATTTATGTGAACACCAATTTTGAAACTAAGATTCAACATGCATACATATCCAGTAAATGCTCTCAGTTGGTGAACACGCTAATTAAAGATGCAATGGATTATAGCGAGGATCACCACACGGTGGATAAAGACTTAAATAAGCTTAGCAGTCTTTCCACATTTTTTACCAACGACAATAATCTGATGGGAGTGCTGGTTACCCCCAATGTTCCTTCAGAAATTACTGTTCAAGCGGTAGAAGCAGCTAAACTGATGTCACGATTGAGAGGCCTTGACAAAAATTCTCATAAATATTGATATGTGCCTATATTATGTACTAAACTTACTTACTATTTTCCACCTTTCTTGTAAAAAACGCTACCACTTTCCGGGCAGCCTCATGGCCAATGATCTTGGCAAGATTGTCGACGGACATCTGACTCAAACTGTACAAGTTTCTGACCTTACCTATTACAAGCAGATAGTTGACTGAGTCAATACCAGGAATATTCTGTATAAGATCGATGGAAGCATCGTTGAAGAATGCTTGCTTATCGAACATAGGATTGAGGCCAGCATTTATAGCATCAGAGACATCCGGCTCACTTTGACTCATCTTTaactctttgaagactttgGCAGTCTCAAAAGGAGAGCTTGCCCAAATGATCTTTAGGGACGGATACGAAGTGAGAAGCACCATGAGTTTTAGTTGCAAGTCTCGTTGCACGTAGCTATTCTCAGAATTCGTAGAAGGCATAAGAACACCGTTCTTAAAGGTGGTAAAGGGCTGCAGAGAAAACGACTTACCCTCTTCGAACTCAATTAAAAGTACCGGAATCTCGTAATGCCGGAACATCTGTTCACATTGCTGATAAAGTCGACCGCCTTTGAGCGAGCTAATGAGATCGGGCACCGACTTCCTTTCGACACAAATTTTGGGAGAGAGAATATAATCACCCACTGTTA
The sequence above is a segment of the Brettanomyces nanus chromosome 4, complete sequence genome. Coding sequences within it:
- a CDS encoding uncharacterized protein (BUSCO:EOG09340WSP), yielding MSNNDPYWLNDNLSNEMDSLNVPDSLEPLNSNNNESPADSDNFPTIDESYLNLDLKPQQGSSDFNAPMNTNMNMNMNIGMDETNQGMQGMNQGLNQGLNQGMNQGINQGMNQGINQGMNQGINQGMNLNQGRDQGMQEMQGMGYSPQQQAQQFSHPPQRQASVPQQTPELQSQQSQQQYNENNRKAAMAKFMALTPDQRKRLIERQRIYEQSNAKQQQMRRNVQSQSQQNQRQQQQRFHKLQQEQQIQQTQPIPQVQQVSQTQQVPQAQQGAQFDRKMSNSSERSMPGAINSPYSGQYMSPRMDRSSQGSQTPQSAANQDKISAVQSSENPQGAHSHPTPEQQRIFQQQMHQQFGPQNVEKFLTILEEFMAHRGTPLPDKYPVINGKRMNLFLVYFMVSNMGGFVRALRSGKVAFIASKLGLDPNNKQILTDFIQMYNKSLFQFEQFASSPQGMKELAIRRQQLQAQSLQGPQQLQTQSLQGTQQLKAQSLQGPQQNQIQQQQIQQQQMHQQQLQQQQLHQQQLQQQQQQQQQQQQQQQQQQQQQQQLHQQQLHQQQLHQQQLHQQQLHQQQQQQIQQQQMHQQQLQQQQQQQQQQQQQQPIRRTSQPQSQAQLPLQPQLPSQHSTPASATSPAIHPAGPSQGETPGVAALGPQPQQTAPVGSLPSGNLSAGSASSARTEPLANPNGSNARKRGPDFIRNYVPHNSLVEKTAGYNLEALESYGEQLDRLRPVFLYFPELGQVSIHALTLALASNMDSEINVALNVLLIVTSEASVSLSLDHCMDLMDNLSALAIDIIQCLQTGQYDRRNQRSEQCTKLPKAHKSLIDSVFDKYKGLYTKEGEDRLVNLDSFTSQELKTPPSTDAEAETKHCNNESLKADSESLSSGSESEAEASSDTSATSVTYRESPERKFSLPNYLELLHGFRDETEDYERGVHTRTYQNRKLMLVEELSTISMILRNLSFSNDGKAWFNNTIMATNERFLDYIVKLIEAIGTDPDAFMLSRKRLCFMKDTLIILANISHALDVRSERELFLIVSLCLSFASKQTKEDKEAGFLTTPVDPIINKYHMHAVDALSKILCGSGNNKQMLASILYGDTSDSELFKWIKEFAETDNMSDGSMAVKLFSFLISTIPLEHLHMGIEPFNNKLPSCLEALLGCLVLVEVLRSEDFTRNVALDILMAPEMIGNGLVHLAFVYAAIYVNTNFETKIQHAYISSKCSQLVNTLIKDAMDYSEDHHTVDKDLNKLSSLSTFFTNDNNLMGVLVTPNVPSEITVQAVEAAKLMSRLRGLDKNSHKY